From the genome of Ooceraea biroi isolate clonal line C1 chromosome 10, Obir_v5.4, whole genome shotgun sequence:
CCCAGGTCCCGGAGAGGCCCGGCGTAAGACGAGAATTGAAAAAggtagatttaataaatttgtccgCAAATCACGTTAGAAGCAGTTCAAACTCTCACGACCATTCACGACAGGAAGGAATATCACCAAATGCATATGGTGGCGCCACTTTACGTATTGATCAGAgagaacctgagagcggccaccagcctccacgggcacatttcctgacgtttgacgcgccgcctgacaaagtggacgtaAACTaggtcgttacgctcggtaatgatatatgattcgtgtccaaactattcacagggaagctttcccatgtaaactctactttcgaacgaatcatagtgcgttcgaaagggaaggtaaaaatagggtttgggtgtatgagccttggtttcggagaaatttacatctaaagcctattacacaatgcaaaggaacagggaataaacaatcgcgttacacgatttgagtacggatgaccaaatcgagcaacgcgattggctattccctgttcctgttgcctgttcctttgcattgtgtaatagGCTTTAAAATGAGTATTTTCCAGAGGTACGGAAAGTACATACCATTAATAGCTACAATTCGGCGTGAAGTGTGGTAGTctagtggctaagcgcgagactcgtattttgccatccgcgcaagttgggttcgagaccgagttgtgataattttttttcttcggatttttgtttctttgtgtttgcattatattgttttattatgtaaataataaattattatgtaaataatgatttattatgttttattatattttggaggtatacgtatataatgagacataaacatatacatttaacatttgtaaactttttatttatttatatagtttgtatactgtcgtataataaacactcgacagtatacaaactatataaataaataaaaagtttacaaatgttaaatgtatatgtttatgtctcattatatacgtatacctccaaaatataataaaacataataaatcattatttacataataatttattatttacataataaaacgatataatgcaaacacaaagaaacaaaaatccgaagaaaaaaaattatcacagctcggtctcgaacctaacttgcgcggatggcaaatgttaaatgtatatgtttatgtctcattataaaataatgtctcATTAcaaaatacgagtctcgcgcttagccactagACTACCACGCCTCATGCCGaattgtagctattcatggtactttccgtaccgctggaaaatgctcacttatatcattaccgagcgtaaagctggagacacaatgcgaggcgatagcgataggaacagggaataaccaattgcgttacacgatttgagtacggatgaccaaatcgagcaacgtgattggttattccctgttcctatcgctatcgcctcgCATTGTGTCTCCAGCTTAAGGGAGATTCTCATGTAAAGAGCCAAAAAGAAgcagatttttcgaaattttttttcaagaacgtATTTAGTCAAAGGATCTCAAACTTTAATAGTACATCAATACATgtaaagagaatataaaaatatttttttggttaaaaaaaacatatatatagatataggtaTGGACGCCGTCTTCAGCGGCTTCGGCGTCGCAGGTGTCAAACGGTGTGCAGTCTAGCATCCGCTGTAATGGTCTGAAACAgaatattcaacaatatttattaattatagatcatTACGCATCGTTTGAACCTCATGAAGCAAGAAAAGAaaccaaattgaaaagaatggcgacatttgaaaaacaatgctgtttttttcattaaaattttcattgttattgtgaaataaacattatttacttaaaaaattttgttgcttTTGAGGTTCATACgatgaacaatataattgtttacatGTAGAGCCCCGAAAGAACCCAAtcggtctaatatttttttagttatccTGCACACCAGtttgaaaaaagtgatttcgagaaaaacgcgtttaaagttttcggttataaaaagtaatgctTTTCAATACTTACAGTCCTAATCGGCGATTCCAGGGCCATATAGTAGGCCTTCTGCATCCTCGTATAACTGCTGCTGTTGTAAATTCACTTCTTTGCGAGCAGTTCGAGCTTCTTTCGAGCTGCTGAGGCTTCGTCGCTCTTGTCGCCGTATCCGCGCGGCGTCATACGAGTCTGCATACTCCTTACAATGGGTACCGATCTTTAGTTCTAATGTGtccataattttaaaaatggcGAAATAGCCTTCGTTGAATAATCCTGCAGCAATATATGTGGCTATTTCTATTGTTCGGATGCCACAATATAAATGTTTCGGAACCAAACGCCAAACACACGAATTGAAGCTCTCGTTtgcattttgtgtatgtccgCCTAAACATCTTTGAAGAAGTTCATCCTTAGACAAATCTTTGTATAAAGGCAATAAATGTTTTTGAAGATCTGGGTGAAGTGGGGCGGGGTGGTCAAAAGTAGCTCCGGTAACTTCAGCAACACGCCATTTGCACCAGCTCTGTACGCCCGGCGGACAATTCTCGTGCATTGGATTTTCATTTGTTGAGCacaaatgtttatatgttgccattatatctcttttcatATCATCGACAGAATCAACATTTCGACGAATTGCTAATCCGTAATAAGTAGttagttattttatcaatatatcagTCAATTTTCCTCTTCCacctaatttttcttttctcttcaaaTTGCGGAGCCGTGTACTCATTCTTTTCTCGACGTGCCCGATACATTCATTTGTAATTACTGTACAATCATCGCCATATGGATTCAAATCCAGTATACCATTAAAAGTTTTAGAATCTCCGTCGCCGATGTAGTTGCCGTACCTGACATCTAACTCCTCCTCAGATCTCGCGAACATTTCCTTTATGGAATCCACCTCCATTTTTCCTGAAAAACCATCATGATTTATGCAGCATTCATCCTCGTGTGCTTCTGCCCATTCTAGATATTCATCCGTGCCTTCTTTACTTTTCCATAGTACACAAGCCTGACAGTAGCTTCCCTTTACGACAAGATCAATCACTTTTCCAGAGTAATATCCGATGAGAGTAGTTACTGCATATAATGAAGAAAAGCCGCGTTTTTGCCAGGAGCCGTCACCagaaacttttaaattatttgaagGCCTTTCTCTTTGTTCATTTTCCACTTGCTCCTCTCTCACGGCTTTTTTCCGCAGCAAAAGAAAAACTATTCTTGAGGCGTCATAAATGTGTTGCAAGATGGCATAATAAGCATTCGTACTGATGCCCTTCCCTAAATCCATAAGGctacaaaataaattgatgCCTTCTCTACTAATACCTAACAATCTCATGACAAAAACGATTCTACGATTGAtctcataactgttgtttATAAAAGGAGAAGAACTAATGTGTCTTCTACCACATCGGCACGAAAGTAAAATCTTGAAACCGAGTCCACGATTAGCACTCTGTGCAAAAGAAACAGTTTGCTTGCACTCTCTGCACACAAGTAAGTCTGAAAGTGCCGTAAATACCGTGATAAAGTCTAGAATTCTGTAACAGTGCGATTGATAAACGGGAATTTCTTCCGATTGCGCAGTATTCAATTTTTTGGCACTGGCACTTTGTCCTCTCGGAGCATTATCATCCTTCGTACTCTGATTGCCACTGAACACACGTTTACGCGGCCTCGAAGAACGATACGTACTCTCTTTGCTTCCTTTTCGCATCTTTGCAAGTCTTTTATTACGACTTCTACGCAGACTAGAATCCGAAACACGACTGAGAACGTCTGAGAAACAACAGGCAAGCGTACACTATTGTGACTGCCGCAAAAATTTCCTGCCTCAGCTATACAAGTACACGAAGGTATATCCCAACAAAAGAAAACCGTTAGACGTATACCTGCGAAGCTGTTTGTTATGTACGAGTGTATGAGTGAGGGCAGACGAGACGCGTGTCTCCGCTCCGAGCGCTCCCAGCTACCTACTCAACGCGCGGTTGAAAACTCGACTATAACTATACGTAGAGGTCGAATATCGATCTGTAACTTTAGGAACATATTTTCCACATGTATTAGAGTTGATTTAAGcaaaaaaaatcgaattttttgacTCGTTACATGAGAATCTCCCCTTAACGAACTGACAACGGCCGCACCACGTTGCAAAACACCAGTTCCCGtcgatcactgaagtcaagcaacgttgggcaCGGTGAGCGCTCGGATGGGTTGCCGCCGTGTGCTGTTGTCTGTGGTGGGAAGCGtgaactagttcacgtccactttgtcaggcgacgccaaacgtcaggaggctggtggccgctctcaggtttctctctggtaTTATACAGGCTGAAACCTAGGACGTTCTATACGTAGTTTCCTTCATGTATGAAACCAATGTATAATACATGCCCAACTTTGCATCCCGGTGTTCGGTGCAGTGTAATAACCTAACCTCGTTATTCAGTTGATGCCTCGAACAACGCCGCTGTCGTCAATCTCCGTCACTCTGACGTAACTCGTGTAACTCGAGCGTCACGAATGAAGAGAAAGCATCGAGCAGATGTATCAGATACTCGGGGATCTCTCCTCAACGTAAATTATTAACCGATTTACGCCATGGAGACCGTTAAGGTACAATTTCATGTTGTCGCTCGGCGCTCATTTTCAGCGAcaaaacaggtcacgtgatcaaaattgaccaatatccagcgttaattttgatcacgtgatctgttttgtcgctgaaaatgagcgacgagcgacagcATGAAATTGTACCTTTACTAGAGAGCCTCTAGGAGAGAGAGGCGACACGAGGTCATGTGACCAGCTTCGTCGCGATTGGCTGGCGGCATCATGGGCAAATTTATTCATTGCGACGCCAATGCAGACCATATGTGACGTGATTGCTGTGACGTTAGAAGACCGTGTAAAGGCGAGAATAACATATCTGTGATTAACGATTCACATATATGaagtaaatctttattattataaattataaataaactttgATTGTAAAAAATGTCAGTTGCATTcgagaaatatattgaaacaatatatttactgtttattcttgttttctataagaaatattacagTATCTCTTGATTTGGCGACGCTGATTTCTGTGTCaagttatttattgtattcttTGTATTACAGACAGCATTACCACTCGCTATGCCATCCAGTTGCAGTGCATATAAGTGTTCCAACAGGAGTGATGAAGGGTAAACAAAAATGGATTGTTGTGGTTGGGAGAGGCAAGAATTGGACACCTAGTAGTTCTCAAAAAGTTTGCGAGGTTAGTAGTAATGTGCAGTATGCTTTGACTTTGCACTTTggaaaataacataatataagaCATTAATAACACAATGTAACTTACTGTTAAACTCAAAACATTTTGTGATTTTCTTCCCATAGGGTACATTTCACGCCATCGGAAATTGAATTTGTTGCTGAATGTAAACAAGTTAAATTTGGTTCGGTGCCTTCtcgtattttacatattataaattgcatataacagaggaaaatatattgtagTAACACATTAAATACAGGTACTATTTTTCAGTACATAACATAAAGTCTTATTTAAGCAATATTACATTCAACGTAATCGTTTGTTATGCTATATGTATAAACTATGTATGCTATGGGAAGAAAATCACAAAATGTTTTGAGTTTAACAGTAAGTTACATTGTGTTATTAATGtcttatattatgttattttccAAAGTGCAAAGTCAAAGCATACTGCACATTACTACTAACCTCGCAAACTTTTTGAGAACTACTAGGTGTCCAATTCTTGCCTCTCCCAACCACAACAATCCATTTTTGTTTACCCTTCATCACTCCTGTTGGAACACTTATATGCACTGCAACTGGATGGCATAGCGAGTGGTAATGCTGTCTGTAATACAAAGAACACAATAAATAACTTGACACAGAAATCAGCGTCGCCAAATCAAGAGATActgtaatatttcttatagaaaacaagaataaacagtaaatatattgtttcaatatatttctcgAATGCAACTGACATTTTTTACAATcaaagtttatttataatttataataataaagatttaccTCATATATGTGAATCGTTAATCACAGATATGTTATTCTCGCCTTCACACGGTCTTATAACGTCACAGCAATCACGTCACATATGGTCTGCATTGGCGTCGCAATGAATAAATTTGCCCATGATGCCGCCAGCCAATCGCGACGAAGCTGGTCACATGACCTCGTGTCGCCTCTCTCTCCTAGAGGCTCTCTAACCTTTACTGGTCTGTCGGTTCAATCTGTTTCCAACTGTTTTTCCCTCCATTGAGgaatcaaaataatatagtGACATTTCTGAGCGTGCGCAGTAGTAGGCATAAGATTTGTGGGGGAAAAATAACTAGATGAGCTATCTCTTGATGTGAACttcgaatatttttcagaCTGAGATCGCGGTTACCAAATTCAATTATTCGCAATGAATGTAAAACATTTCTCGAAAGATTACACCTCGGATTACAGACGAAATGAGCGGCAAGAAATGCTGGTCGCTCCGCCTTTAGACTTGTCATTTAAGAAAGCCATCAACATGGATGGTATATCAAATTATAGGAGAAATGTTATTTCCACGCtcagtttttaacttttagttgttaattaaaagaatggcaatttcttattatctttataaattaaattactcgtTACAACATTAAAATcggtgattattatttttatataaccaCTCGTAAGAAGACACATTCTCAGTTTTCTGTCTCACAGAATTGATGGAGAAACGGCCGCAGACAATACGCACTGGCAAAGCACCAGCGAGAACTTTCAGAGATCGTTACGTAACCAGCACGTTGTGGCTGAGCAACAATTTATTAAGCTCGATGGAAGGTGTTGAACGTCTTGCGAACAGAGTTCTCGACAAGCCTATTTACCTCAGCTGGCTGGATTTATCCTTCAATGGGATTGGGGAGATTACAGGGGAGATCGAAAAGTTCGCAAACCTTAAGATTCTCTACTTACACGGCAACAAAATCTCAAATATCACGGACATTCTGAGGCTGAAAAAGTTACGAAATCTCAGATCGTTAACGTTACACGGCAATCCGATCGAGGATGTCCCTTGTTACAGGAATTACATCGTGCACCTCCTGCCGCAGTTGCTCGCCCTCGATTTTTCGCCGGTGATTGCCGGCGAAAAGAAGAAGGCGCGACCGGTCGGGTTTCACAAAATGATAGCAGCCTGAgatagaaacataaaattttattttttttatgctcTTTCATACTTTTGATACATATCTTCTCtgaatcttctttttttgtacattttcatATTGCGTGAGGTATGTAACAACTTTACGAAGCTGTATGCCTGGTACAAATTTTTCCTGGAAGATACACGAATATTTGTTCATGAACAATGTACAGTTAATCCCCAAATTCATtcagttataaataataatagacaaaatttacagaaaattaatagaaaaatctGTAAAAGCGGAACCGTAGCCGTAAGCTGTTTGCGAACGCGATCCGCGGCACACTTCCACTCGATTCCTCCAATCGAATTCCGAATGACACGTAATTTCCTGTATATCCTTCTTACGAATCTAccaatttgtaaatataaaaaatttacaaagatacctacgtatatgtatacgcTATCGCGTACttagaatatatcaatgtttttgttttatttattttctgaaatctGCAAATTTGCAAATGAAGACATATAGAAAATGCTTTTCCATACTTTACTGAagaaacatgtacaaatttatgtcaTTCACCATAAACGTGAATTCCTGTAAACGATACAAACATTGATTTGTGAGATATACATGTACAGCAAACTCACATTGTACGACGTGTACAAGACCACGTTATATACGAGTCTGttgtctatatatatataatacaatacccTGTTCAATTCTGTTTTGCGATGAAACGGCTCCGAAAACTAAAAGCGTTTCGTCAATTTCGAGATAAATTAAAGACATTGCGATAAGCCTGTACACGATCCCTCCCCACATGTTATAAATTGGtttgcaattttttgtcattttcaatttaatgtcTGTGATAGTTTGCAATACAATTTGTCACCTATACGTTCGTACACCTAGTGTCGCCTACGCTTGCTACGATGTTTACTCGATTTTTCCAAATCGCGATCCCGGGATCGACTTCGCGATCGGTAACTCCGCGATCTGCGCGACGACTTGTGACTGCCCGACCGTCTCCGCTGCGTCTTTTTGGATTTGCTGGAACGGCTCTGGCTGTGACTGCGGGATCTGGATCTGCTACGTTTTCTCTTGGAATGCTTTGTCCCCTCGCCTCGTGATGGAGAAGTGCTTGGAGATTTCGAACGCCTgaaagtaaagtaaaataattaacgtgaTAAATTTCTGCAAATGCAATCGTcttgtctttctttttttgtttgctaaataaattatacaataatatttttctagataactataaaagataaatagttTTATAGATAACTATAttgctttttgtaattatGTGAAAACGTTACCTGGGTGATTTCGTTCTTTCGGGAGCTGCATGCGTGCCGCTGCGGCTGATGAATCCGCCCCAAGCGTTATGGTGCTTTGGCAGCGGTGGACTCGGTGTATGTCCATCGACGTCACCGCTGCGCGCCTTAGTCCTGGCCTCCTCGTATTGGCGTCGCAGCTCCTCGACGCGCTTCTCCAGTTGCTCGGGCTTGACGCGCACTCGAGAATACAATCGCAGTATACGTCGGCACACGTCCCTGATCACGGACTCGCTGACCCGGAACAGCGAGAACCAGGAGGGCGACGTTGGCAGCGGCAACTGTAGCTGGCGAGCGGCCAGGTAAATGCACGCGCACGCCACCGTTTCCGGCTGATAGCGCAGGAACACATCGGAACGCAGCGAGTCGTTCATGTAGTTCCAGCTCTGCTGCATCAGCGCGCGGTTCTTTTCGTACCCGAGTACTTGCAAGTACATGACTATGATCTTGTGCGGGTGCTTTACGTGCACGCAGAAGCCCAGCTCCTTTAGCACTCTCCTTTCCGATTTGATCACTTGATTTTTCAGCGCTACGTAATTCTGATCGAGAATCACAGGTTGGATAGCTCTGAAACAAATTgcaaagagatatatatatatatatataaatttaatttaaatttataatttatgtatagtacatattctctttcttatttactgcatatttatttactttaattattaatattatttattcttagcTTAAAGCAAAAAATGACGAATATACTTACTTTTGACTGGAGACTTGCTTTACATGATTAAAAACGTTAATCACGTCTCTGATACGCCTCGGCGCTTCCTCGATTTTGCTAGCTAAACAGATGCAACCCATCGCAGTCGTCTCCATATTGTGTCTGACTAACGATTTACTATAATAAAACCGTTGAAATATTACTTGTCCCGTAGCCATCGCAACctacacaaatatatataaacaagatTAATAAATCGTCCGTGttgaataataacaacaattgACACATTGTCTTCAGTGTTTAACCCTTTGGGGACGCAGATATACTCCTGCCATCACACTTCTATTTCGCTGTGTGACTCATGCCAGCTTATATCCAGCGCATAGTTGCCATTCATTTGTTTACACTAGTCATCCAGTCTGGAAAGTACATACAATTTTGAGCTGTTTAGTCAGTTTCATAGCAAATGAACAATATACAATTGCAAGTTCTGGTCCGCAAAGGGTTAAagtagtttttttattatacacagtGCGGTCCATTTGTGAGACAAGGTTTTGAGTTGAGACAAGTTGATCCAAGTGTCGAGacaagatttatataaaatacgagGATCGTTTGATAAGTCCTTAGAaaatgtacacacacacatacatgtgcGAGCACGTTACTATTATGTCAGTTTGATATTAGCGTCGccatttcatatattttctaaggaCTTATCAAACAACCCTCATAAAAACTCACCAAAATCCTaagtactttttatttaaaataggCTTCATTACTGTTGATGCCCTGTTAAGCGTTCGATTCCAAACTAGCGTTGCATCACCATTAAAAACTCCTCTATCTTAATAATCTTCAGTCGATTAGCTATTTCAGTTGGTCGCTTGTTGATTGGCAGTTTCAATTTCGGAAATGTGCTGAATTTTTGGCcttttaattgcaattgtaACTtcaggaataaaaaataatctggGGATGGCAAATCAGGTGAATAGGGTGAATGATAATAGTGCTTGCTTTAAGCCAGAAACTGCCATACAATTGCTGCCGAATCTATGActcaaaaaatacattttataaagcaTAATATACTCGATATCAAAGATCGCTGTTGATAATTCAAATTATTCctacatatatattcattgTTATAACGACATAGTCATAACACATCATAGTCATGGGACATAgtcaaatatgaaattatggtTTTGTATACTTTTTAGATACTAATACAGCTGCCTGATTGgctaatgaatattttaagcTCATATTTAAGAAGACCTTAATATGAGAACAGAGTATGAATACCAACTTTGGACAAAGATTATGGAAACTTGGATTAAATGGAAATGACTGTAGCATGACTATGAAAATATTAGTCTCACAATGTATAGACCGCACTgtgtataaaaatgaaaaatctaaagcaaaatgaaaaatctaaaatctaaagaaataacattctaagatataattttctctatttttaaatatcttatttcatTGGTAACATGTCagacattattaaattttttatgatttaagATCCATTTTTTAAAGTCCATAACttataaataactaaatatttatatttcacaatgtaaatttaagaaattaattaatataatattataatataacatatatattaattttcaaattatcattttgtatTTGAAGGAAAGAATATATGGTAGCACTGCTCTTCGAAATAAGATTTTAGTTATAGGTGCTCGCAAAAGTTTGTAACATCAGAAATAGGTAGAGAATGAGTTGGAAACATTGCTCAACGAGAATTCGTCCCAAACATTCATTAACCCCAAGTTGCTTGCAGGGCAACTTGGAGTTAATGAATCAATAATATCCTGCCACctaaagaaaatggaaaaagatcCAGATGGAAGGAAGATAGAATTTTAATACGAACTTTTACTGCAAGTACCTATAAATTCGTGAAGGTTATAACAACTATAGCTAGTATacttatatcttattataatcgTTCATTATGATCGCGTATTGCAAAACTCACCTGCGGTAATTTCAGGAGAATGCCCGCTGTCTGTATAAGTTCACATCCTAATATCCGCAAATCTGTCTCAGTTTCCGCATCGAGACCGTCCAGATACGACGGAGTGGAATTAAGCTTGTCCTCTGGCAAAAGACAATTCTGTAACGTTAACACGATCTTGCCGTACGGCTTCGCGTTCAGCACGCTCATGTTCTTCGCCGGCACCGTAGAATTCTCCTTTGTGCTCATCTTGAAATACTTGGAGCTAATTATTGTCCGATGCAGTAACCACCAAACTGTGCGGCGCCACAAACTGTAATGGCTCCTAATAAGAGGGTCTCTAGCTCCTAAACACAGAACGCGGCATCGTTGGTCACGCGGTGGAAGTCGGATAGGGAAT
Proteins encoded in this window:
- the LOC105278380 gene encoding uncharacterized protein LOC105278380 isoform X1; this translates as MRKGSKESTYRSSRPRKRVFSGNQSTKDDNAPRGQSASAKKLNTAQSEEIPVYQSHCYRILDFITVFTALSDLLVCRECKQTVSFAQSANRGLGFKILLSCRCGRRHISSSPFINNSYEINRRIVFVMRLLGISREGINLFCSLMDLGKGISTNAYYAILQHIYDASRIVFLLLRKKAVREEQVENEQRERPSNNLKVSGDGSWQKRGFSSLYAVTTLIGYYSGKVIDLVVKGSYCQACVLWKSKEGTDEYLEWAEAHEDECCINHDGFSGKMEVDSIKEMFARSEEELDVRYGNYIGDGDSKTFNGILDLNPYGDDCTVITNECIGHVEKRMSTRLRNLKRKEKLGGRGKLTDILIK
- the LOC105278381 gene encoding leucine-rich repeat-containing protein 51; this encodes MNVKHFSKDYTSDYRRNERQEMLVAPPLDLSFKKAINMDELMEKRPQTIRTGKAPARTFRDRYVTSTLWLSNNLLSSMEGVERLANRVLDKPIYLSWLDLSFNGIGEITGEIEKFANLKILYLHGNKISNITDILRLKKLRNLRSLTLHGNPIEDVPCYRNYIVHLLPQLLALDFSPVIAGEKKKARPVGFHKMIAA
- the LOC105278382 gene encoding cyclin-L1 isoform X1, yielding MSTKENSTVPAKNMSVLNAKPYGKIVLTLQNCLLPEDKLNSTPSYLDGLDAETETDLRILGCELIQTAGILLKLPQVAMATGQVIFQRFYYSKSLVRHNMETTAMGCICLASKIEEAPRRIRDVINVFNHVKQVSSQKAIQPVILDQNYVALKNQVIKSERRVLKELGFCVHVKHPHKIIVMYLQVLGYEKNRALMQQSWNYMNDSLRSDVFLRYQPETVACACIYLAARQLQLPLPTSPSWFSLFRVSESVIRDVCRRILRLYSRVRVKPEQLEKRVEELRRQYEEARTKARSGDVDGHTPSPPLPKHHNAWGGFISRSGTHAAPERTKSPRRSKSPSTSPSRGEGTKHSKRKRSRSRSRSHSQSRSSKSKKTQRRRSGSHKSSRRSRSYRSRSRSRDRDLEKSSKHRSKRRRH
- the LOC105278382 gene encoding cyclin-L1 isoform X2: MATGQVIFQRFYYSKSLVRHNMETTAMGCICLASKIEEAPRRIRDVINVFNHVKQVSSQKAIQPVILDQNYVALKNQVIKSERRVLKELGFCVHVKHPHKIIVMYLQVLGYEKNRALMQQSWNYMNDSLRSDVFLRYQPETVACACIYLAARQLQLPLPTSPSWFSLFRVSESVIRDVCRRILRLYSRVRVKPEQLEKRVEELRRQYEEARTKARSGDVDGHTPSPPLPKHHNAWGGFISRSGTHAAPERTKSPRRSKSPSTSPSRGEGTKHSKRKRSRSRSRSHSQSRSSKSKKTQRRRSGSHKSSRRSRSYRSRSRSRDRDLEKSSKHRSKRRRH